From the genome of Primulina huaijiensis isolate GDHJ02 chromosome 11, ASM1229523v2, whole genome shotgun sequence:
taattatcatatataaattttaaaaaggaataattataatttagttatgaatttttgtttattaaCGATTTTAGTCTTCTATGTTATCAAAATTAGGTTTTAGTCatgtatctttcaatttttgaaaattttaatctgTGCCTTCTGCATTTACCTCTTATGTATTAATGCAATTGGTAGTAACTTCACTTACATGCTATTATTTTTGCACTAGATAAAAAAGACATGTGTCAAATACCCTTAATATAAGGGTGATGTGTGATACCATTGTCACACATGAATTAAAAACAAGAGATTCAAATGATTTATAATGAGTTAGAATTGATTCCTATAACAACTTGTGAAGTACATAGTTGCTATAGGAATTAATTGTCCGGTCGCTCTTTCCAAGACTAGGTTGCAGAGTGAAAAAATTATATCAGAAACAGTCACTCTCAAGTAtctgaaatataatttttgttcaAGCATGAGTggttctgataccacttgtcgGAGAAAATCCACAGTATCCATCATGTtaaatcattcataatttgaCTGAAAAATTAAATGGAAGCGTAACTGAAGCCATACTcctgaattctttagaacgtATCTGGATCTTCCAGATCTACGCGCTCTTTTGCTTGAAAGAATCCTTTACTTTTCTTCTCTAAACTATTTTCTTGATTGGGGAGAGAATAGAAATGTGATTGCGCGTGATCTGAGGACCATAACCCATATATACATAatatctattattattttttgatatttctgttttaggggatcataaaaaaagaaattaaacttATATCTCTGCACATTAAAGATCACaacttattaaatatattaaagcCCATTAGACAAATTTTTATTCGATCACTTTAATGGCTGACTTAACTTAATAGACAACTCGCAAcgcataattattcacatatgagttcatataaataaaattgatacaACACACATCACTTCGTCACTTCCCTCATAATGATTCCTTCCTAGATAAAAGAGGATGAGATTGAAGACGAGCACCCGAGTATGGGGCTGGTGAATTCTGGACGACATTTTAAGTTGctgctattaattttttttgttttttttttctgttattATGTTTTATATTTGCTACAGTATTTTACTTTATACTCGACGTAATTTCGAACGTTTTGAGAAATCTACGTACGTAAGGCACAAAGAAATAGCATGTTTGAATCTAAATTGAACCAGATTTGGAATTTGAAACTAAACCAGAGGATTTATCAGCTCGGTCTATTACTGCATGGGATGTAATTGCTAAGTTGTTCATTTACCCATTTTCCAGCCCCCGCGATTAACCTGTAATTGCGCAGTTGAGAAGCAATATCACATCCTTTATGCAAAAGAATTAATGGGCATTGACCGAGGCTTGAGCTAGATTCAAGAAAAAGATGCGGCTGTGCCTGATTATTTACTCGATCGAGAACCCGCTTGATGTACGTTTAGTTCTGTCTAACACACAAGATTTGCATATATAGTGACATAATTATAAACGGATGTCCTATGTAAAGCCCCGGCAACGTTCCTATATGATGCATGCTGTTTTCCAAGTTTTATGGGCTCACACGTCTTTATCTCACGTTGCAATGAATGTTAATTTGTTGGCAAACATAATAGTACTTCACTTGCTTCTAACATTGTAACATATTAAAAGATTATTGAAGTTTCATACAATACTTCATCAAGCTAGTTCGAGACTAACTTTTTAATTTATCCAAACTCAACAAATACCCAAAAGTATTTTGATATCGTTTAAACCGAACTTGAATAGGAAGTCGAGTTTGATGAATTATAAACagaaattattcaaattattcttatttatattaattttattggccccaaattttttatttcagtaAATCATTAACTCAACgtatatatgtaataaaaaaaatgaagctCTTTCCAAAGTCGACCTGTTAGACGGTGGCCTCCTTGGCCTAATAGAAGGTCCGGCCTGGTCGTAAGTCAAAGCAAAATGGTACATTCTCTAAAAGCTTGTAGACTTATAATGGATTGGTGGAATCAAAGACGCACTCATCTCCATAATTCAAAACACTTTATGATTTCTCATATTgtaattcttttaaaaatttcaaattcggCGCCTGAGTAAAAAGCTTAAGTTAGGCctttaaaattgatatttatttgGGCAAAGAATTGAGGACTTATTTAATTTGGGAAATAGTCTAGTTTCGTGGTTCTTAAGAATATGCCATAACtgttaattgattaattaatggaTAATCTATTCCAGCTGCCCGAcgacttcttctttttttattgtCCTAATTCTACCTTCTTACTTCttgtcttcttcttcttcttcttctttttttatttttccagatTTTATGTGACTATTATCTCATACACCTAAGAAGACCAATGACAcctaaaaataaacaaaatgatCCTATAAATTTGTCAATTTCGTGCTTTTTTTTGTTAGTATATGAATGTGGTTTTGGTTctataaattatgttatgttttgGTTTTTGGTATTTTCTACCAAAATGCTGATGTGACATCGAAAATTGCTGATCTCGTACTGGGAAATGCTAACATTTCTTGCTAGAGGTTCAACACTccatgtatttttatatatgttcaGATTATATGAATTTCCCATCCTCGTAACATAATAATATGACCTCTAACATTATAAAATGGCATGTTTATGCACAGATAGGagtatttctttaaatttgatcGAGTCATCAGATATTAAAACTATTTATTActtgaaaattaaattacaacaattatgaattttttaaccTCCTTCTATTAAAAACTATATAAATGAGGGGTTAAATGTATTTATATACAAATTAAGTAGTTAAACTATATAAATTAAGTCGTCCAAGTTGATTCTAGGAAGCAATATCAATTTaagataatgataaataaaaaaaatgtaaacttATAAGTATTTCAAAATCGTGATTGCACCAATATCAAGTTAGGTCAATTGATACTTTCATGGGAATGGGTATTAAAAATTagccaaataaaaaaaagttttttaagAATAGAGTGATAGGATAATTTAGTTATTTTGGAGGTAAAATATTAGTATATTCTTATAGTTAATATataaaacttagatttttatcCAATTGAGGGGGAGACATTCATTACATCCATATGCTTCCTCTTCCTCTCTAAGTATTGATTTAATATTACCTCTAGTTCCTAAAGCAACGGAAGGAAATTCATCTCTATATattattcttaaaatatttttcatatcatatattataaattgtgTGAAACGATAATTAATTCCCATTTTTGTTCCACCAACtgtcaaaaattatattaaagtttaaCACTTTGATTTGGTCGAGATGTATTATATAACTTTATTTCACAATCAAGAAAGTGTCCAAATCCACAATTCTAACATATCAAATTTCTGGGTTTTCATAATATTCATTTATTGCACCACACCAAATAGAAAAGAAATTAAACGtgaatacaagaaaaatagTTCTGCTAGCGATACATTTGAGCGTTCTTATTCAATATTGTTAAAGCTCTATCCTTATGCACTTGACAGCAAGCTTTTTCTGGATTTGTTGACGTAAGAAACATAAATGTTATATTCTAAAACACCGTAGTTCGTATAAGGGTCGTACGAATAAGTGTTGGTGATAGCATATCCACGCGCCATGCGGAATATTCCGGTGCCGCCTACCACGGGCAGCTCACGCTTAACGTTCATTATCTGATTCCTTCCTAAAATGGAGATCGTACTTCCATTATACTGGCCAGACGTAAAAACAAAGTTAAGATACATGGCTAAAGCCGAGGTCTCCAAGTCAGCGGAAGTGATCAGACCTTGAGCCCTTCCTAGTTTCTCCGAATCTTTATCAGGCCCGGCTGTAAGCAGATCATCCAACACTCTAACTTGGCCGAACGTGGTCGTTGAATTCGCAGTGATGGAAGCTTTCGCAACCTCGTACACGGTTGGTTTTTCGCCACTTAGGACGTCTTGAACAAAGAAACGTACCTCGGCTACCTCTTCTTTCCCACTGCATATGTTTTGAAACCATTCTAACTCTCCATTTGGCCATTGTTTTCTGGCATAAGAATTTGGTATTGATACCATCAATGGGGAAAGCATTAAGATCACGGCTATTAGGTTGACCATTTTTGGGTTCTTGAGAAaatgaatttgagaatttaCTTGGAAAGATTATTGATTTGATCTGTCAATTTGGTAGATGATAACTGGATTATATAGGGAAAAATCAACAAGGGGCAATTAACTAAGCCACATTTTCTACGTCCAGTggctataaaaaaaatatggacaACGAGATTTCACCTATTCTTCATTAAGATATTCAATTCTGAATTCAACagcggaaaaaaaaaaataggaacGAGGATAGCATGCTTTAAAtagaatatttaaaacatattcataataaataaaaaattattacgaTTGGGAGAAGTGGATTATTGTCTCTAAAGTTTGAACTGATCTTCGACGagccaaaatttttaatttatttatacaacATATACCGTATTGCCAAGTCCGCATCCATCGTCTTTTCAGAATCTTTCATGTTTATATGCCAAAATCAAGGGTGGCTATAGCTAAAAGTTGAAGTCTCGAGATGCGCATTCGTTATTATATGTAAGGGTTGGAGTTTATATATCTCGAGACTTCAANATTtaagacaacatgcagcggaatgtTAAGTTTTGTAACAAAaattaactttaaataaatacaatggacaagattaaatttgcacaagtataaatacttgtacgGTGCCTCAggacaaaaattaatcactagaaaaccaaattatttataaaaataaatcactaGTGATcttaattaaaatcaatttcctcaacactttgagaaagcaaatgctttctaaaaacaaataaccagaacAAAAcgtaaacaagaaagcaaaaacgtGAGCCAAAAACTAGAGCAACAAAAACGATCTTCAGCTAACTTcgtcacggatgttgtctgcagatgtctcCAACACTCAAGACAACACGCAGTATCTGCACTCTTCAAAACTGCACGTCCTTTGATGAATTATATCTCTGAACTTCCACGGCGTGCACAAGTgcgtatatatgtatgtatgattCGTGAGGAAGGGAGTCGTCCCAATGTCCTTGTACAGACTTTATCTGTACAAGGAAACTATTTCATtaggaaagtaagagttttagtagaaataaactctttttaaacattaataccATATTTCATTACATCATTATCGTAAATATCATATCTAGAAtctatttgcataattatctcattatcttaGAAAagcaaaatcatattaaatattatactcaatcaaatcaacaaggaaaaaataatattaggaaaattatttaaaatatcaattaaattcagtaaaatatatttcccttcaatctctccctttttgcctttctggacaaaatgagatcaaacctatttatccttattttaggtcTGGTCATCTCCCTCTGAGTTAGAGAATTTTTCTCCCTCTGAATAAAACAAGGATAGCACAGGTGTTGTGAGTTTTGTTGGCAACACTTGAGACAACATCTGCATCATTTCATTAACATTTCATTAAGCAAATACATCAGGCGCAGAGAAATGATATAAAGCCTAATCAAACTAATGACTGATAGAGCAAAACAAAACACACcaaacaataaacataaaaGCAAACATCAACCCTCAACCAAAACACTTAATTCCCATCATCCCCTTCATCAGAAACCTCTTGTTCTTTAGTTCCAGAATCCTCATCTTTTTAGTGGCCTTGGTCCCAGATGGACCAGCTTCGGTTTGATCAGTTGCACCATCTCCCCTATTTTGTCCTGGAAAGACACCTACCTCCAAAAGTAGCATGTGGTTGGCCACAAGATCCTCATAACATGCAATGTCTGCCTTAGCCTAAAGgatcttggtaagggcatgatCAATTTGTGCTTGAATTTCAGCTACGGTGAACTTCACAAATCCATCTGCCAGTGGAGTAGAGGTGGAGCTTTGGGGAATTCGAGAACCAGCAG
Proteins encoded in this window:
- the LOC140988578 gene encoding dirigent protein 22-like produces the protein MVNLIAVILMLSPLMVSIPNSYARKQWPNGELEWFQNICSGKEEVAEVRFFVQDVLSGEKPTVYEVAKASITANSTTTFGQVRVLDDLLTAGPDKDSEKLGRAQGLITSADLETSALAMYLNFVFTSGQYNGSTISILGRNQIMNVKRELPVVGGTGIFRMARGYAITNTYSYDPYTNYGVLEYNIYVSYVNKSRKSLLSSA